Proteins from a genomic interval of Helicobacter sp. 'house sparrow 1':
- a CDS encoding AMIN domain-containing protein translates to MKKIFFFLFCCLLLGARENPFESLSSPNTDTQLNNKRDDKIFENFDFKLPSTARILKEIKIVYQNIDGSLEEKTLNIDKNIDWHYPISLSQKDAIISKDSDYISANQIIFFTKENNLFITTNRKLQRNFILPEPFRIVIDFEKKDGDNDDSISINQKYFSSINLIKYKDFYRAIITLDGHYQYKISTSDDGYQITLQ, encoded by the coding sequence ATGAAAAAAATATTCTTTTTTCTTTTTTGTTGTCTATTGCTTGGAGCTAGAGAAAACCCTTTTGAATCTCTTTCATCTCCAAACACAGACACCCAACTTAACAACAAACGAGATGATAAAATCTTTGAAAATTTTGATTTTAAGCTTCCATCCACAGCCAGAATATTAAAAGAAATAAAAATTGTCTATCAAAATATTGATGGAAGTCTTGAGGAAAAAACTTTAAATATTGATAAAAATATCGACTGGCACTACCCTATCTCCCTAAGTCAAAAGGATGCAATTATTAGCAAAGATTCTGATTATATCAGTGCCAATCAAATTATCTTCTTTACCAAAGAGAACAATCTTTTTATCACTACAAATCGCAAATTGCAAAGAAACTTTATCTTACCTGAACCCTTTAGAATTGTGATTGATTTTGAAAAAAAAGATGGGGACAATGATGATTCTATCTCAATCAATCAAAAATATTTTTCTTCTATTAATCTGATTAAATACAAAGACTTCTACAGAGCTATTATTACTCTTGATGGTCATTATCAATACAAAATATCAACATCTGATGATGGATACCAAATTACCCTGCAATAA
- a CDS encoding shikimate kinase, with protein MMDTKLPCNNNIVLIGFMGSGKSSIGLALAKSIDYTFIDSDTFITQQKKMTIPQIFQYYGEEYFRKLESNFILQHQNIKQTVIATGGGMPIFNDVKKLGYVFFLKATFKTIYNRIHSSQDRPLFKDKKALYQLFIKRQDIYRTKSNFIIDTEKGIQNSINQIREKIKNLSPDT; from the coding sequence ATGATGGATACCAAATTACCCTGCAATAATAATATTGTTTTAATAGGTTTTATGGGTAGTGGAAAAAGTTCTATTGGATTAGCACTAGCAAAATCCATAGATTACACCTTTATAGATTCTGATACTTTCATCACTCAACAAAAAAAAATGACTATTCCTCAGATATTTCAATACTATGGTGAAGAATATTTTAGAAAATTAGAATCTAATTTTATTCTTCAACATCAAAATATCAAACAAACTGTTATTGCTACAGGTGGAGGGATGCCCATATTTAATGATGTAAAAAAGTTAGGTTATGTTTTTTTTCTAAAGGCTACATTTAAAACTATCTACAATAGAATCCATTCTTCACAAGATAGGCCACTCTTTAAGGATAAAAAGGCACTTTACCAGCTTTTTATAAAACGCCAAGATATCTATAGGACAAAAAGCAATTTTATCATTGATACAGAAAAAGGTATTCAAAATAGTATAAATCAGATTAGGGAGAAAATAAAAAACCTCTCCCCAGATACTTAG